In a genomic window of Mucilaginibacter sp. KACC 22063:
- a CDS encoding sensor histidine kinase, whose translation MHTKLELYQKVAPLAQLGIWERNLVTGEIFWNPVMREIYEVDEDYVPSDDKSLSYYHDKEGLSQLFCRCRETGEAGSGDFQITTERGNVKWIHIIVQSSFEGDKKGYLYGILQDITVKKETLDSLQHQEERFHQAFDNAPIGMALVSLNGHWLKVNKSLCNIVGYDAADLLKIDFQTITHPDDLDLDLMQMQQLMNGETNSYTMEKRYFHKNGHIIWVLLAVSLVRNDVGVPQYFVSQIKNITERKQQAEILIRERQRLDNIIKSTGVGTWEWHIDTNNMIFNAKAGRIIGYELDELGPDFYQSWQSLRKPEDQEENERQLNICFTRQSKFYACEYRMKHKSGKWMWIESRGKVVEWSAEGQPLLMFGTIADINERKLADQERRRTLEIISAQNSRLLNFAHIVSHNLRSHTGNIQMLLDLMIEEDDDKEKDKIINMLVVNAANLQQTLTHLNEIVKVQENGQQNKKSLNLHNEVVRTLEILSESLRNVDADVAIDINVGITVNYNAAYLESILLNLISNSIKYRQHDRQLKISIAASYISGNLVLEISDNGLGLDMKMYGHKLFGMYKTFHGNSDARGIGLFMVKNQVEAMGGKITANSKPGAGTTFKVEII comes from the coding sequence ATGCATACCAAGCTCGAATTATACCAGAAGGTAGCCCCACTGGCACAGTTAGGAATATGGGAACGTAACCTGGTTACTGGCGAGATTTTCTGGAACCCCGTGATGCGGGAGATATATGAAGTAGATGAAGATTATGTACCATCTGACGATAAATCATTAAGCTATTACCATGATAAAGAAGGTCTTTCGCAGCTTTTTTGCAGATGCAGGGAAACGGGCGAGGCTGGCAGCGGAGATTTTCAGATTACTACTGAACGCGGAAATGTAAAGTGGATACACATCATTGTACAATCAAGTTTTGAAGGGGATAAAAAAGGTTACCTATATGGCATTTTACAGGATATCACTGTAAAAAAAGAAACACTTGATAGCTTACAACACCAGGAAGAACGCTTTCACCAGGCATTTGATAATGCCCCTATCGGCATGGCCCTGGTTTCGCTTAACGGGCATTGGTTAAAGGTGAATAAAAGCCTGTGCAATATTGTTGGCTATGATGCGGCAGACCTGTTAAAAATAGATTTCCAAACTATAACGCACCCGGATGACCTGGACTTAGACCTGATGCAAATGCAGCAGCTAATGAACGGGGAAACCAATAGTTATACCATGGAGAAGCGCTATTTCCATAAAAATGGCCACATTATATGGGTGTTACTGGCCGTATCCTTAGTAAGGAATGATGTTGGAGTGCCTCAATATTTTGTGTCGCAGATCAAGAATATTACAGAAAGAAAGCAACAGGCAGAAATTTTAATCCGCGAGCGCCAAAGGCTTGATAATATTATTAAAAGTACTGGGGTTGGTACCTGGGAGTGGCATATAGATACTAACAATATGATTTTTAACGCCAAGGCAGGGCGTATCATTGGGTATGAATTGGACGAATTAGGTCCCGATTTTTATCAGTCATGGCAAAGCCTGCGGAAGCCGGAAGACCAGGAGGAGAATGAGCGGCAATTGAATATCTGCTTTACCCGGCAATCTAAGTTTTATGCATGCGAGTACCGCATGAAACATAAGAGCGGCAAGTGGATGTGGATAGAGTCGAGAGGTAAAGTGGTTGAATGGTCTGCCGAGGGGCAGCCACTATTGATGTTTGGTACCATTGCAGATATCAATGAACGTAAGCTTGCTGACCAGGAACGCAGGCGAACATTAGAGATTATCAGTGCGCAAAACAGCCGTTTACTCAACTTTGCACACATCGTGTCGCATAACCTGCGTTCACATACAGGCAACATACAAATGCTGCTTGATTTGATGATTGAGGAGGATGATGATAAGGAGAAAGACAAGATTATAAACATGCTGGTTGTTAATGCCGCAAACCTGCAACAAACCCTTACTCATTTAAATGAGATAGTAAAAGTTCAGGAAAATGGGCAGCAGAACAAAAAGTCGTTAAATTTGCACAACGAAGTAGTCCGTACCCTTGAAATTCTATCAGAATCGTTACGTAACGTTGATGCTGATGTAGCTATTGACATAAATGTCGGTATCACAGTTAATTACAATGCAGCTTATCTCGAAAGTATTCTGCTTAACCTTATCAGTAATAGTATAAAATACCGCCAGCACGACAGGCAATTGAAAATTTCAATTGCGGCTTCGTATATTTCAGGGAATTTGGTACTCGAAATAAGCGATAATGGTTTAGGCCTTGACATGAAAATGTATGGGCATAAGCTATTTGGTATGTATAAAACATTTCATGGTAACAGTGATGCCCGTGGTATTGGCCTGTTTATGGTAAAAAATCAGGTAGAGGCCATGGGCGGTAAAATAACAGCTAATAGCAAGCCGGGTGCGGGTACTACATTTAAAGTTGAAATTATTTAA